In Desulfobacter hydrogenophilus, the genomic stretch GGCCTGGGTAATAAAGGTGGCCCGGGCGGCGTGGGGTGTTACCCCGTAAACATCTGCCAACCTGGCATACTTCTTAAACAGATAATCAACGGTTTTCCGGTTCAGCTTTCTGTTTTTATCCGATTTTCCGGGGGCAGGCTTTACCGGCAAAAACAAAAAGCGCTCCTTTTCATCTTCATGGTCGGCAATCCTCAAATATTCCCTGATGGCACTCTGCAGCTCTTGATTAATGGCCAGGCGGTTTCGTTTCCCGCCTTTCACCCAGAAGTCCAGAACATAAAAACCTTGTTCCTGGTAGAAATCTTTGACCGTAAGCGTGCAGACTTCAGAGACCCTGCAGCCGGTGAAGAATAACGTGCTCAAAATTGCCTTGTCTCTCCGCCCCTGCAACTTATCAGTATTCGGCGCATTCAACATCTTCCGGACCTCCTCCGGCGTTAGCACCTTAGCTTCCACCCGGTCGGAATTCACCGGCATCCGCCGAACACCCTGGGCCACATTAATTTTAACGACCTGGTTATCGATCAGGTGATTGAACAGGGATGAAATGGCAGACAGCCGGTTGTTGATCGTCCGGGGACTGTGACCCTCGTTCTGTAAAAATTTCTTAAACGCGATAACATGGCCATGGTGAATATCTCTCAGCTCTTCTGGAGACGAGACTCCGATGAACGCCAAAAAAGAATGAATCGCCTTATCGTACGTTTCAATGGAATTATCAGAATTAAAATTGGCTTTCCACAATAATTCTTCAGGGATCTCTTTGAGCGCGTTCAGGACAGACACTTTTTTTTCAGATCCGACAATCAAATCCTTATCCATTTTTCCATCTGCTCCTTTTTTCCAATTCATCTGCCAAAAACTACAAAACCATAACAAAAATTTTCATCCTACCCTATCACACCCAAAAATCACGGCAATAATTTTGTTAGACATAATGCCTTTTATGTCTAACAAATATCCACCAAGAATCCGGCCACTATTTTTTTTCATGCAACATTATTATATAGGGACGACCTTGAAATGGGAGATGAGAGGACGCGGCCAGAAAATAAAATTGACGAGTCAACGAAAAAGTTTGGTTGTATTGTATAGTGGACCCCAATGTCAAGACAGTTTTCTATCTAATTTAAGCGTCATCTCTTAGGTTTTCTCCAACAGCTAGCGGAAGTGGAAGCCAGGCCCTGAGAATGGGCACTCCAAATCTGCTCGTCGGAAGGGATTGGCTTCCGCTGGAGCGGGTTTTGGGGAAGAGCGTCCGTATCACCCAACCGATTTCAACTGATTCTGACCATAATATGTTTCGGCTGGCGTTTGCCCTTTAAAACTCTGGTGCGGTCGTTCATGGTTATAAAAATTAAAATATTTTTTCAGGGACTTGCGCAGTTGGTCAACGGATTGAAATTCGTTTACGTAAATTTCTTCATACTTCACACTGCGCCATAACCGTTCGATGAAAATATTGTCCAGACACCGGCCTTTCCCATCCATACTAATTTTAATGTCTTTATCTTTCAATACCTTTGTAAACTCATGACTTGTGTATTGAGATCCTTGATCCGTGTTAAAGATATCGGGTGTTCCATGACATCTTAACGCTCTCTCAAGAGCGGATACACAAAATTCACTATCCATGGTGATTGAAAGCTCCCAGGAGAGGACATAACGACTGTGCCAGTCCATGACTGCGGTCAAATAAACGAATCCACCTGCAAGCGGGATATATGTGATGTCTGTACACCACACCTGGTTTGATCTGGTTACATCTAAGTTCCTCAAAAGATATGGATACACTTTATTTTGGGGATGAGCTTTGCTGGTATTCGGCTTAGGTGCAATGGATTGAATTCCCATTTTCCGCATCAATCGCTGAACCCGTTTGCGGTCAATTTTATGTCCTTTGCGTCTGAGTACATTGCGCATCTGGCGGGTGCCATAAAAAGGATGAGCCGTATATTCATTGTCAATCAGTCTCATTAGCTCCAGATTTTTAGGTGTTTCCTGTCCGGTTAGGCCTTCACGGTAATAGCTGGAACGAGGAAGTCCTATCAGCTCACATTGCCTTTGAATACTGAGTTTGGGGTGCTTGGGTTGAATCCGCTGCTTTTTCTCTTCAATACTCATTAAAGGTGTCCGGTGTTTTTTTTTAGCCAATCCAGTTCTACCTGAAGTTGGCCGACCTTTTGATATAGACGGTCACGTTCAATCTCGGTTTCTTTCGTTTGTTTTGCCCGGCTATTGCCAAATACCAATGGAAGGGCTTCTATTGCTTCTTTTTTCCATCTATTTACAAGGCTCGTATGAATACCGAACTCAGAGGCAATTTCATTGACAGTTTGATTTCCTTTTATGGCTGCCAATGCGACCTTACTTTTTAAATCGTTATTGTAATTTTTTCGTTTCAAAATGGACCCCTTTCTGGTTTCTGGACAGTTATATTTTATCTTAACATCTTGTCCAGTTTATGGGGTCCACTATATTGGGTGAAAAT encodes the following:
- a CDS encoding tyrosine-type recombinase/integrase; translation: MDKDLIVGSEKKVSVLNALKEIPEELLWKANFNSDNSIETYDKAIHSFLAFIGVSSPEELRDIHHGHVIAFKKFLQNEGHSPRTINNRLSAISSLFNHLIDNQVVKINVAQGVRRMPVNSDRVEAKVLTPEEVRKMLNAPNTDKLQGRRDKAILSTLFFTGCRVSEVCTLTVKDFYQEQGFYVLDFWVKGGKRNRLAINQELQSAIREYLRIADHEDEKERFLFLPVKPAPGKSDKNRKLNRKTVDYLFKKYARLADVYGVTPHAARATFITQALENNCPIEAVQKTVAHAQIKTTQMYDKRVARYRESASFAVRY